The Nocardia sp. NBC_00508 nucleotide sequence GCGCCCGAACCTGGTTTGAAGTACACGGAGTCGACGTTGTCGCCCTTGCCGTCGGCCTGCGCGAGCGGAACCGCCTTGGCGTTGGCGGACATCGGCAGATCGCTGCCGTCGATGACCGCCAGCTCCGCCCGCACGGCGACATCGGTATTGCCCGCGACGCCCGGGATGGGCTTCCACGACAAGCAGCTCACCGGCCGCGCCTTGGGCTGGATGATCGTCGGTGCGGTGTCAGGGTAGGTGTCGACGTTCAATGCCCTCGACTCCGGCGCGTTGGTCTTGTCGAAAGATTCGATGGCGGTGCCGTGGTCGGGGTTGCGTTGCGAGCTGCGGATCACTTCGGCGGTAAACGGGCTGATGGGCTGCAGACCGTTGTGCAGCAGGACGTAGTTCTGATTCGCCTTGCCATCGAGCTGGACGACGGTGCCGATCTTCAGGCCGTTGATCGAGTAGCCGGACGGCTGGCCGCCCGGATCGGTGATCTTCGGCGGCACAATCGGATTCACCTCGGGAATCGCGTTGAGCAGACCCTCGCTGATCGGCCGCGGGGGTACGCCCCGGATGTTCAGCGGATCGGTGACGGTGGGGTCGTTCATGTCGACGCGGGCGCGCGTGTTGTTCCAGACCAGATAGGCCGCGTCCCTGCCCTTCACCAGCAGCGCCTTGTCCTTGGCCATCGGCGCGGCCTTGTCGCCCAGTTCCAGGTCGCCGATCAACACGGAGGTGCTGCGGTCGTCGCTGCCGTCGGTCTTCAGCGAGTCGCACACGGTCCAGACGCGCCCCTTGCCCTCCTTGTCGAAGTGC carries:
- the eccB gene encoding type VII secretion protein EccB; its protein translation is MPSKPTTRWQVSGYRFLVRRMEHALVRRDVRMLHDPMRSQSRAYAAGLILACVVLAGCGVLALLRPQDKIGDNKILIGKDSGAVYVVLDDVVHPALNLASARLAAGEAAKPAIVKESELGKKPRGQLIGIPGAPGSLHFDKEGKGRVWTVCDSLKTDGSDDRSTSVLIGDLELGDKAAPMAKDKALLVKGRDAAYLVWNNTRARVDMNDPTVTDPLNIRGVPPRPISEGLLNAIPEVNPIVPPKITDPGGQPSGYSINGLKIGTVVQLDGKANQNYVLLHNGLQPISPFTAEVIRSSQRNPDHGTAIESFDKTNAPESRALNVDTYPDTAPTIIQPKARPVSCLSWKPIPGVAGNTDVAVRAELAVIDGSDLPMSANAKAVPLAQADGKGDNVDSVYFKPGSGAFVQTTGIEPDSRRKDSMFYVADTGVRFGIKDNEAAKALGMDKESGVTPEPAPWPIVGLLASGPTMGRDAAMVAHDGVAPDSAPAKQPVASAK